The genomic DNA TGATCCGGGGAGCTCACCATATCAGCAATTATCTTTGAAGCCAGAGGACACCAAAATGGTGTTTCCATCGTACCAGTTTCGATAACTACTTATACATAAGTAccctctttcttttcgtcAATATTCAGGCGTTCGTTACATGTCAGGGACAGGCAAGGATTGGAGTTAGCCATTTTGCATATATCGGTGTTTTGTGCTATAGGTTCGTTCTTTTACATATTTGGTCATCTGGTAAAAATAGTGTACTTTAGGTTAGAATATACGGATCACTCTTTCTACTTCCACTACAACCATAGAGCACTTATTCGTTCATCATGAATGATTTGTTGTAAAAAGACATGCAATGCCACTCATCATGACACGCACAAACCCAATGTTAGATAGACGGGCTATAGACGGACAAAACCAAATAGGACCGAGCCTGAAAACTAATCCATCCCAGTCCCACTCAACCCCATCATATTATCCATAACCCATCACATCGTAATCCACCGAGTCACCGCCAAGCAAGCGAGGCGCTTACTGCTCAGTCTGGAAGTAGTTAAGGAGGACAGAGCGCTCCTGCGACTCCTCACCCCAGTCCTTGACGACAACGCAAGAGCAGTTGACGACCTTGCGGGCGTTACCCTCACGGTCGAGCTGGCCTGTAAACCTGTTAGCCCAATCCATCCATACAAAATTCACATATCGAAGGTCTCGATTCTCCTCCAGCGGTACAGGGAGCACGTACAGAGACCAACCCACTCGCCGAGCATCTTGCCATCAGGCACCTTGATCAAGGGGATCTTGTGCTCCGAGCAGAGCGCAACAACCAGCTTCTTGTAAGCTTCCTCCTCGCAGCCTTCGTTGAGCACACACATGTGCGCCTCGCGACGGTCAAGGGTCTTGGCGGCCTCACGGAGACCACGGGCAAGACCGTCGTGGATCAGCGAGATGCGGAGAACGCCCTTGAGAGCATCGAGGACGGACATCTGGCCGGAGGTGCCGGCATCAGCGCTGACCTCGACCTCCTCGGCGGCGACGGGGGGGTTGGATTGGGTCTCTTCTCCGTCCGACTGTTTCAATTCATTCTGTTAGGAGCTGTGCGGTGATGGTGGATTTGAGAGGGGTATGGTGGCGCACCATTTTGTCTGTAGTGTTGATTATTGTCGGATTTTCCTCAAAGAGTCGTGGTGGACAATGCTGAGGCTTATGAGTCTGGAAGGCCGGAGAGTCGAAGCTATTTTTCTGGCGATTTTTCCTCCGCTCGCTAAAATTCCGCCGCAATCGTGTGCCCTACTT from Aspergillus chevalieri M1 DNA, chromosome 1, nearly complete sequence includes the following:
- the RPS12 gene encoding 40S ribosomal protein eS12 (BUSCO:EOG09265CN0;~COG:J;~EggNog:ENOG410PN3M;~InterPro:IPR000530,IPR004038,IPR029064;~PFAM:PF01248;~go_component: GO:0005840 - ribosome [Evidence IEA];~go_function: GO:0003735 - structural constituent of ribosome [Evidence IEA];~go_process: GO:0006412 - translation [Evidence IEA]) is translated as MSDGEETQSNPPVAAEEVEVSADAGTSGQMSVLDALKGVLRISLIHDGLARGLREAAKTLDRREAHMCVLNEGCEEEAYKKLVVALCSEHKIPLIKVPDGKMLGEWVGLCQLDREGNARKVVNCSCVVVKDWGEESQERSVLLNYFQTEQ